A single window of Eucalyptus grandis isolate ANBG69807.140 chromosome 1, ASM1654582v1, whole genome shotgun sequence DNA harbors:
- the LOC104439644 gene encoding UDP-glycosyltransferase 86A1: MENSHQKLHALMIAYPLQGHVIPSVHLAMKLASMGFTITFVNTQSIHHQLTKSHHHNDGPGAAEDIFAGARKSGLDIRYATVSDGFPLGFDRSLHHDQFMEGLLHVMSAHVDEFVGKLAASEPPVNCLIVDTFYVWSSMICEKYHLVNISFWTEPALVLTVYYHLDLLRINGHFGAIDNREDAIDYVPGVRSIQRKDLASYLQADNTGTVVHRIINEAFENVKKADVIICNTVQELEPDTLLALQKKQPVYAIGPVFPIGFAKSPVATSLWSESDCTEWLSARPSGSVLYISFGSYAHASKQDIWEIAYGLLLSEVSFIWVLRPDIVSSDESEPLPPGFRDQIKGIGLIVPWCCQIEVLSHSSIGGFLTHCGWNSILESIWCCVPIMCFPLLTDQYTNRKLVVDDWGIGINLRDEKSVTREEVSRKIRRLMIGGLADELRKKVREVRKALDSALGPNGSSEKNLNDFIDDVKVKITSNKQ, translated from the exons ATGGAGAACAGTCACCAAAAGCTTCATGCCCTCATGATTGCCTACCCTCTCCAGGGCCATGTCATCCCTTCTGTTCATCTTGCCATGAAGCTTGCATCGATGGGCTTCACCATCACCTTCGTCAACACTCAAAGCATTCACCACCAACTAACCAAGTCCCACCATCACAACGACGGCCCCGGAGCAGCCGAGGACATCTTCGCGGGAGCCCGGAAATCCGGCCTCGACATACGCTACGCGACAGTCAGCGACGGCTTTCCTCTGGGGTTCGACCGGTCGCTCCACCACGACCAGTTCATGGAGGGTCTCCTACATGTGATGTCAGCTCACGTGGATGAGTTCGTCGGGAAATTGGCCGCATCGGAGCCGCCTGTGAATTGCTTGATAGTCGACACCTTCTACGTGTGGTCTTCAATGATTTGCGAGAAGTACCATCTTGTCAATATCTCCTTTTGGACCGAACCAGCTTTGGTGCTTACTGTTTATTATCACTTGGACCTTCTGCGCATTAACGGTCATTTTGGTGCTATAG ATAATCGGGAAGACGCCATCGATTATGTGCCGGGTGTCCGGTCGATCCAACGGAAGGACCTAGCATCGTACCTCCAGGCCGACAATACAGGGACGGTGGTCCACAGGATTATTAACGAGGCTTTCGAGAATGTGAAGAAGGCGGACGTGATCATTTGTAACACGGTCCAAGAACTGGAGCCGGATACCCTGTTGGCCTTGCAGAAGAAACAACCAGTTTACGCGATTGGCCCCGTATTCCCGATTGGGTTCGCCAAGAGCCCCGTGGCCACGAGCCTGTGGTCCGAGTCGGATTGCACTGAGTGGCTGAGCGCCAGGCCAAGTGGGTCGGTTTTGTACATCTCATTTGGAAGCTATGCTCATGCTAGTAAGCAGGACATTTGGGAGATAGCTTATGGGCTTCTGCTTAGCGAAGTGAGCTTCATTTGGGTGCTTCGTCCCGACATAGTGAGCTCGGACGAATCTGAGCCGTTGCCTCCCGGGTTCAGAGACCAGATCAAGGGCATAGGATTAATCGTACCATGGTGTTGCCAAATTGAAGTACTCTCGCACTCATCGATTGGGGGTTTCTTGACGCACTGCGGGTGGAATTCGATATTGGAGAGCATATGGTGCTGCGTTCCGATTATGTGCTTCCCCCTGTTGACCGACCAATATACGAATCGGAAATTGGTGGTCGACGACTGGGGAATTGGGATAAACCTGAGGGACGAGAAATCGGTCACAAGAGAGGAGGTCAGTCGGAAGATTAGACGGTTGATGATCGGTGGATTGGCGGATGAGCTGAGGAAGAAGGTGAGAGAGGTGAGGAAGGCTCTTGATAGTGCGTTGGGTCCCAATGGGTCGTCGGAGAAGAACTTGAATGATTTCATCGATGATGTGAAGGTTAAGATCACTTCCAACAAACAATAA
- the LOC104439635 gene encoding TSL-kinase interacting protein 1, whose amino-acid sequence MQSEVQIPLNSETNPHPESHVTQDGGAGLTASTMDPVLTQQPAKRPTRQWAAWTRQEEESFFAALRQVGKNFEKITCRVQSKNKDQVRHYYYRLVRRMNKLLGPGLCLDAKNSKDTNAAMLRWWSLLEKYSCKASKLHLKPRRFKIFVEALEHQLLKDRKKNVRKRSQGENCSSPSTISSHGRTSGHDNRAVRLVLVDSQNIQKLGSGKPPLKRPVNVGVHRSNGKVESTTMKPARQRRKPGGALSSAAYKKWEKAAIAGVSLVADAAEHLERTAVSKEVENDQCIPKENGSDHTEEDLPPPPCFSKNQFVESSLQASMKLKLQLFPIDDATRRSLEKDNHNPFLELTLSNRKKISSVMEHLNRKWGSSSVACGELMLCPYGVEREKMVGCQRWTQDTAMSAADVYTVLENPPVFRLRYGWFSKDELTSITVQERQAPCLPRESVMACNSTVDSEQIPPSANHQSEEVGHTYEDQLLSVSATSGLACPSIVSEERSGYIAAGSKSNLMKPSATGTDTMCYPNETGGGIMRQLNDGDELRSGSNISVSACEWADSLTNISIGDLLEASYDLHANCDDEGVAAKSPQCMPQISYSCDSFDAAIAAHISRYQNKMGSESILSSHATSIWDAEETCDAFSFQRNAAVRKEVTSMSATQSEDSVQTRAGPVGLDGSIEELRRAEKATYDSDPADPMDECQPQDQHTVENTANDVFGLTDIYWPDSLGPLDLEVPSSKYHAEDLILGDSLSSLNRLMASSLDAFQNCSFFGMDKKDSGSTVEA is encoded by the exons ATGCAGTCAGAGGTGCAGATTCCCTTAAACTCTGAGACTAACCCTCATCCCGAGAGTCATGTAACTCAGGATGGAGGTGCAGGTCTAACAGCTTCCACCATGGATCCTGTCCTGACACAGCAACCTG CAAAAAGACCAACACGCCAATGGGCTGCTTGGACACGTCAAGAGGAGGAAAGTTTCTTTGCTGCATTGCGTCAAGTTGGCAAG AATTTTGAGAAGATCACCTGCCGCGTGCAAAGTAAAAACAAGGATCAG GTCAGACATTATTATTATCGTCTTGTTAGGCGAATGAACAAACTACTGGGTCCAGGATTGTGTCTTGATGCCAAGAACTCCAAGGATACTAATGCTGCAATGCTTAGATG GTGGTCTTTGCTGGAGAAGTATAGCTGCAAAGCATCGAAGCTTCACTTGAAGCCCCGGAGGTTCAAGATATTTGTAGAAGCCTTG GAACATCAACTGCTGAAAGACAGGAAGAAGAATGTGAGGAAAAGATCTCAAGGAGAGAATTGTTCTTCTCCGAGCACAATTTCAAGTCATGGTCGAACATCTGGACATGACAATCGTGCGGTCAGACTGGTTCTAGTTGACAGTCAGAATATACAGAAATTAGGATCTGGAAAGCCACCATTGAAGCGCCCCGTGAATGTTGGCGTCCACCGTAGCAATGGCAAAGTAGAATCCACGACAATGAAGCCAGCAAGACAGCGACGAAAACCGG GTGGTGCTCTCTCGTCTGCTGCATATAAAAAGTGGGAAAAGGCTGCCATAGCTGGGGTTTCATTGGTTGCTGACGCTGCAGAGCATTTGGAACGAACTGCTGTTAGTAAAGAGGTTGAAAATGACCAGTGTATTCCAA AGGAAAATGGTTCTGATCATACTGAAGAAGATCTTCCACCTCCTCCTTGTTTCTCGAAGAACCAATTTGTAGAGAGCAGTTTACAAGCTTCAATGAAACTAAAACTTCAATTATTTCCTATTGATGATGCAACAAGAAGAAGCTTGGAGAAG GATAATCATAATCCCTTCCTTGAGCTCACTCTCAGTAATCGTAAGAAAATATCATCAGTCATGGAGCATCTGAATCGCAAATGGGGTAGTTCAAGTGTAGCATGTGGAGAGCTAATGCTTTGTCCATATGGTGTTGAAAGGGAGAAAATGGTTGGTTGTCAGAGATGGACCCAGGACACTGCCATGAGTGCAGCAGATGTTTACACAGTTCTGGAAAATCCCCCGGTTTTCCGCTTAAG GTATGGCTGGTTTTCCAAGGATGAGTTAACTTCAATAACAGTTCAAGAACGTCAAGCACCGTGCCTCCCCAGGGAGTCTGTTATGGCGTGTAACAGCACTGTGGATTCTGAACAAATCCCTCCATCAGCTAATCATCAGTCTGAGGAGGTTGGACATACCTATGAGGATCAACTGCTTTCAGTGAGTGCTACCAGTGGTCTTGCATGTCCCTCTATTGTGTCCGAAGAGAGAAGTGGTTATATTGCTGCGGGTTCGAAGAGCAATCTTATGAAACCATCTGCCACTGGTACTGATACAATGTGCTATCCAAATGAGACAGGTGGTGGAATTATGAGACAATTGAATGATGGG GATGAACTGAGATCTGGCAGCAATATATCAGTGTCAGCTTGTGAGTGGGCTGATAGCCTCACCAATATAAGCATAGGAGATTTGCTTGAAGCGTCTTATGACTTGCATGCTAACTGTGATGATGAAGGAGTAGCTGCCAAGAGTCCTCAGTGCATGCCACAGATATCATATAGCTGTGATTCATTTGATGCTGCTATAGCTGCTCATATTTCTAGATATCAAAACAAGATGGGATCTGAGTCGATCTTATCATCCCATGCGACGTCCATTTGGGATGCTGAAGAAACTTGTGATGCCTTCTCATTCCAAAGGAATGCTGCTGTTCGTAAGGAGGTCACTTCTATGTCTGCCACTCAATCTGAAGACAGTGTGCAGACAAGAGCAGGTCCTGTAGGCTTGGACGGCTCCATTGAG GAATTACGGCGAGCGGAAAAAGCTACTTATGATAGTGATCCTGCTGACCCTATGGATGAGTGTCAGCCACAAGATCAACATACTGTGGAGAATACAGCGAATGATGTTTTTGGGCTGACAGATATTTATTGG CCTGACTCGTTAGGACCTTTGGATTTGGAAGTACCATCTTCAAAGTACCATGCGGAAGATCTAATTTTAGGTGACAGTCTCAGTAGCTTGAACCGTCTGATGGCTAGCAGTTTGGATGCATTTCAAAATTGCTCTTTCTTTGGAATGGACAAGAAAGATTCTGGATCTACAGTTGAAGCTTGA
- the LOC104439613 gene encoding uncharacterized protein LOC104439613 isoform X3 has protein sequence MMSMSQLLHPLGATLFFSNARDPRSRILKWVPPESWSCVGRDAGFSRLLVAAQSSRQGNFSSAGPNETSAKHKIGGTNLSNKAAALCSLASVCDGLVFVGMMSFQIMHALGLLVPLNHLELGATKEASELVQVAQDRNIPILYPKDFWCLNENVPDQLELFPAHALSKGWMPVDIGPRTLDEIKTLLKKSKQKATWIGPVKFKSCNSSAIGASELACILYALSQDDCDVTIVGSVATKTITDESSSIPAFSVIENASVWWDFLKGRKLPGVMALDRAYPFDIDWKSVYSEPAQPLVVDIGSGNGLFLLGMAKKWKHLNFLGLEINEKLVRRCLIAVHQLDFKNGYFIATNATSTFRSIVSNYPGEVILVSIQCPNPDFNKPEHRWRMLQKSLVEAVADLLIPSGKVFLQSDIKAVAVRMKEQFLRYGKGKLSILQAQDTSTNGGWLEENPFGIRSDWEQHVLDRGAPMYRLMLLKSNNVQ, from the exons ATGATGAGCATGAGCCAACTTCTGCATCCGCTCGGGGCCACGCTCTTCTTCAGCAATGCCCGCGATCCTCGGAGCCGCATACTCAAATGGGTTCCCCCAGAATCATGGTCTTGTGTCGGCAGAGATGCTGGATTTTCCAGACTCCTCGTTGCTGCTCAATCGTCTCGGCAAG GTAATTTCTCATCTGCAGGTCCAAATGAGACTTCTGCTAAACACAAG ATTGGAGGGACTAATCTCTCCAACAAAGCAGCTGCGTTGTGCTCCTTGGCTTCTGTTTGTGACGGGCTGGTCTTTGTGGGAATGATGTCTTTTCAGATTATGCATGCGTTGGGTCTCTTAGTTCCTTTAAACCATTTGGAATTAGGGGCTACCAAAGAAGCTTCAGAGTTAGTCCAAGTTGCACAAGATAGGAACATTCCTATTTTATATCCAAAAGATTTTTGGTGCCTGAATGAAAATGTTCCAGATCAGTTGGAACTATTTCCTGCTCATGCACTTTCAAAAG GATGGATGCCTGTTGATATTGGACCCAGGACACTGGATGAAATAAAGACCCTGCTTAAAAAGTCCAAG CAGAAAGCCACGTGGATTGGTCCAGTGAAATTCAAGTCATGCAATTCATCTGCAATTGGAGCAAGTGAATTGGCTTGTATACTTTATGCATTAAGTCAAGATGATTGTGATGTAACTATAGTCGGTTCTGTAGCAACCAAAACAATTAcagatgagtcaagctctatACCTGCTTTCTCTGTGATTGAAAACGCTTCTGTATGGTGGGATTTCCTCAAAGGAAGAAAACTTCCTGGTGTCATGGCCTTAGATAGG GCATACCCATTTGATATTGATTGGAAGTCTGTATATAGTGAACCTGCTCAACCTTTGGTAGTTGATATTGGAAGTG GTAACGGATTATTTCTGTTGGGAATGGCTAAAAAGTGGAAGCATCTTAATTTTCTTGGTTTGGAGATCAATGAGAAG CTTGTGCGGCGCTGCTTAATTGCTGTCCATCAATTGGACTTTAAGAATGG ATACTTCATTGCAACCAATGCAACATCCACATTTCGCTCGATTGTTTCCAATTACCCTGGAGAAGTAATTCTTGTCTCAATACAG TGCCCGAACCCTGACTTTAACAAGCCAGAGCATCGGTGGAGGATGCTTCAAAAATCATTAGTTGAAGCAGTTGCTGATCTCCTCATCCCTAGTGGAAAG GTATTTCTACAATCTGACATTAAAGCAGTTGCTGTAAGGATGAAAGAGCAATTTCTGAGATATGGCAAGGGGAAGCTTTCAATTTTGCAGGCACAAGATACCAGTACAAATGGAGGGTGGCTTGAGGAGAACCCGTTTGGAATTAGGTCAGATTGGGAACAACACGTTCTAGATCGTGGGGCCCCTATGTATAGGCTGATGCTCTTGAAATCGAACAATGTGCAGTAA
- the LOC104439613 gene encoding phosphoglycerate kinase isoform X2 — protein sequence MMSMSQLLHPLGATLFFSNARDPRSRILKWVPPESWSCVGRDAGFSRLLVAAQSSRQGNFSSAGPNETSAKHKAFFRERRESDALPYIQTLGKFPKEELEDKVVMVRFDSAILLREDQDHTVQSNLYAHLTIKYLLEARARIVLVSDWNGGINSKFLDLQSVAEHLSVVLGVNVVPSHCLSHYSPLTEALEKMTVLLLENLSEFKGEVCNSLEFAETLSSGVDIFVNDSFSQSHKVLASTVGVTHFCYSSVAGFHFEESLRKLKNALKSDKRPHIAIIGGTNLSNKAAALCSLASVCDGLVFVGMMSFQIMHALGLLVPLNHLELGATKEASELVQVAQDRNIPILYPKDFWCLNENVPDQLELFPAHALSKGWMPVDIGPRTLDEIKTLLKKSKKATWIGPVKFKSCNSSAIGASELACILYALSQDDCDVTIVGSVATKTITDESSSIPAFSVIENASVWWDFLKGRKLPGVMALDRAYPFDIDWKSVYSEPAQPLVVDIGSGNGLFLLGMAKKWKHLNFLGLEINEKLVRRCLIAVHQLDFKNGYFIATNATSTFRSIVSNYPGEVILVSIQCPNPDFNKPEHRWRMLQKSLVEAVADLLIPSGKVFLQSDIKAVAVRMKEQFLRYGKGKLSILQAQDTSTNGGWLEENPFGIRSDWEQHVLDRGAPMYRLMLLKSNNVQ from the exons ATGATGAGCATGAGCCAACTTCTGCATCCGCTCGGGGCCACGCTCTTCTTCAGCAATGCCCGCGATCCTCGGAGCCGCATACTCAAATGGGTTCCCCCAGAATCATGGTCTTGTGTCGGCAGAGATGCTGGATTTTCCAGACTCCTCGTTGCTGCTCAATCGTCTCGGCAAG GTAATTTCTCATCTGCAGGTCCAAATGAGACTTCTGCTAAACACAAG GCCTTTTTTAGGGAGCGAAGAGAATCTGATGCTCTCCCTTATATACAAACACTTGGGAAGTTTCCTAAGGAAGAGCTTGAGGATAAAGTAGTCATGGTCAGATTTGATTCTGCCATATTGCTTCGAGAAGATCAGGACCATACAGTTCAGTCAAACTTATATGCACATCTAACCATTAAATATTTACTGGAAGCCAGGGCTAGGATTGTTCTCGTGAGTGATTGGAATGGTggaatcaattcaaaatttcttgaTCTTCAGTCTGTTGCAG AGCACCTCTCAGTAGTCCTTGGGGTCAATGTTGTGCCATCGCACTGCCTTTCCCATTACAGTCCACTTACAGAAGCTCTTGAGAAGATGACGGTGCTTCTTCTTGAGAATCTTTCTGAGTTTAAGGGGGAAGTTTGTAATTCATTAGAATTTGCAGAGACTCTATCATCAGGAGTAGATATCTTTGTCAATGACTCGTTTTCCCAGTCACATAAAGTTCTTGCATCTACTGTTGGCGTAACTCACTTTTGCTATTCCTCTGTTGCTGGGTTTCATTTTGAGGAGAGCCTGAGAAAACTGAAGAATGCTCTGAAAAGTGACAAAAGGCCACATATAGCAATT ATTGGAGGGACTAATCTCTCCAACAAAGCAGCTGCGTTGTGCTCCTTGGCTTCTGTTTGTGACGGGCTGGTCTTTGTGGGAATGATGTCTTTTCAGATTATGCATGCGTTGGGTCTCTTAGTTCCTTTAAACCATTTGGAATTAGGGGCTACCAAAGAAGCTTCAGAGTTAGTCCAAGTTGCACAAGATAGGAACATTCCTATTTTATATCCAAAAGATTTTTGGTGCCTGAATGAAAATGTTCCAGATCAGTTGGAACTATTTCCTGCTCATGCACTTTCAAAAG GATGGATGCCTGTTGATATTGGACCCAGGACACTGGATGAAATAAAGACCCTGCTTAAAAAGTCCAAG AAAGCCACGTGGATTGGTCCAGTGAAATTCAAGTCATGCAATTCATCTGCAATTGGAGCAAGTGAATTGGCTTGTATACTTTATGCATTAAGTCAAGATGATTGTGATGTAACTATAGTCGGTTCTGTAGCAACCAAAACAATTAcagatgagtcaagctctatACCTGCTTTCTCTGTGATTGAAAACGCTTCTGTATGGTGGGATTTCCTCAAAGGAAGAAAACTTCCTGGTGTCATGGCCTTAGATAGG GCATACCCATTTGATATTGATTGGAAGTCTGTATATAGTGAACCTGCTCAACCTTTGGTAGTTGATATTGGAAGTG GTAACGGATTATTTCTGTTGGGAATGGCTAAAAAGTGGAAGCATCTTAATTTTCTTGGTTTGGAGATCAATGAGAAG CTTGTGCGGCGCTGCTTAATTGCTGTCCATCAATTGGACTTTAAGAATGG ATACTTCATTGCAACCAATGCAACATCCACATTTCGCTCGATTGTTTCCAATTACCCTGGAGAAGTAATTCTTGTCTCAATACAG TGCCCGAACCCTGACTTTAACAAGCCAGAGCATCGGTGGAGGATGCTTCAAAAATCATTAGTTGAAGCAGTTGCTGATCTCCTCATCCCTAGTGGAAAG GTATTTCTACAATCTGACATTAAAGCAGTTGCTGTAAGGATGAAAGAGCAATTTCTGAGATATGGCAAGGGGAAGCTTTCAATTTTGCAGGCACAAGATACCAGTACAAATGGAGGGTGGCTTGAGGAGAACCCGTTTGGAATTAGGTCAGATTGGGAACAACACGTTCTAGATCGTGGGGCCCCTATGTATAGGCTGATGCTCTTGAAATCGAACAATGTGCAGTAA
- the LOC104439613 gene encoding phosphoglycerate kinase isoform X1 — protein sequence MMSMSQLLHPLGATLFFSNARDPRSRILKWVPPESWSCVGRDAGFSRLLVAAQSSRQGNFSSAGPNETSAKHKAFFRERRESDALPYIQTLGKFPKEELEDKVVMVRFDSAILLREDQDHTVQSNLYAHLTIKYLLEARARIVLVSDWNGGINSKFLDLQSVAEHLSVVLGVNVVPSHCLSHYSPLTEALEKMTVLLLENLSEFKGEVCNSLEFAETLSSGVDIFVNDSFSQSHKVLASTVGVTHFCYSSVAGFHFEESLRKLKNALKSDKRPHIAIIGGTNLSNKAAALCSLASVCDGLVFVGMMSFQIMHALGLLVPLNHLELGATKEASELVQVAQDRNIPILYPKDFWCLNENVPDQLELFPAHALSKGWMPVDIGPRTLDEIKTLLKKSKQKATWIGPVKFKSCNSSAIGASELACILYALSQDDCDVTIVGSVATKTITDESSSIPAFSVIENASVWWDFLKGRKLPGVMALDRAYPFDIDWKSVYSEPAQPLVVDIGSGNGLFLLGMAKKWKHLNFLGLEINEKLVRRCLIAVHQLDFKNGYFIATNATSTFRSIVSNYPGEVILVSIQCPNPDFNKPEHRWRMLQKSLVEAVADLLIPSGKVFLQSDIKAVAVRMKEQFLRYGKGKLSILQAQDTSTNGGWLEENPFGIRSDWEQHVLDRGAPMYRLMLLKSNNVQ from the exons ATGATGAGCATGAGCCAACTTCTGCATCCGCTCGGGGCCACGCTCTTCTTCAGCAATGCCCGCGATCCTCGGAGCCGCATACTCAAATGGGTTCCCCCAGAATCATGGTCTTGTGTCGGCAGAGATGCTGGATTTTCCAGACTCCTCGTTGCTGCTCAATCGTCTCGGCAAG GTAATTTCTCATCTGCAGGTCCAAATGAGACTTCTGCTAAACACAAG GCCTTTTTTAGGGAGCGAAGAGAATCTGATGCTCTCCCTTATATACAAACACTTGGGAAGTTTCCTAAGGAAGAGCTTGAGGATAAAGTAGTCATGGTCAGATTTGATTCTGCCATATTGCTTCGAGAAGATCAGGACCATACAGTTCAGTCAAACTTATATGCACATCTAACCATTAAATATTTACTGGAAGCCAGGGCTAGGATTGTTCTCGTGAGTGATTGGAATGGTggaatcaattcaaaatttcttgaTCTTCAGTCTGTTGCAG AGCACCTCTCAGTAGTCCTTGGGGTCAATGTTGTGCCATCGCACTGCCTTTCCCATTACAGTCCACTTACAGAAGCTCTTGAGAAGATGACGGTGCTTCTTCTTGAGAATCTTTCTGAGTTTAAGGGGGAAGTTTGTAATTCATTAGAATTTGCAGAGACTCTATCATCAGGAGTAGATATCTTTGTCAATGACTCGTTTTCCCAGTCACATAAAGTTCTTGCATCTACTGTTGGCGTAACTCACTTTTGCTATTCCTCTGTTGCTGGGTTTCATTTTGAGGAGAGCCTGAGAAAACTGAAGAATGCTCTGAAAAGTGACAAAAGGCCACATATAGCAATT ATTGGAGGGACTAATCTCTCCAACAAAGCAGCTGCGTTGTGCTCCTTGGCTTCTGTTTGTGACGGGCTGGTCTTTGTGGGAATGATGTCTTTTCAGATTATGCATGCGTTGGGTCTCTTAGTTCCTTTAAACCATTTGGAATTAGGGGCTACCAAAGAAGCTTCAGAGTTAGTCCAAGTTGCACAAGATAGGAACATTCCTATTTTATATCCAAAAGATTTTTGGTGCCTGAATGAAAATGTTCCAGATCAGTTGGAACTATTTCCTGCTCATGCACTTTCAAAAG GATGGATGCCTGTTGATATTGGACCCAGGACACTGGATGAAATAAAGACCCTGCTTAAAAAGTCCAAG CAGAAAGCCACGTGGATTGGTCCAGTGAAATTCAAGTCATGCAATTCATCTGCAATTGGAGCAAGTGAATTGGCTTGTATACTTTATGCATTAAGTCAAGATGATTGTGATGTAACTATAGTCGGTTCTGTAGCAACCAAAACAATTAcagatgagtcaagctctatACCTGCTTTCTCTGTGATTGAAAACGCTTCTGTATGGTGGGATTTCCTCAAAGGAAGAAAACTTCCTGGTGTCATGGCCTTAGATAGG GCATACCCATTTGATATTGATTGGAAGTCTGTATATAGTGAACCTGCTCAACCTTTGGTAGTTGATATTGGAAGTG GTAACGGATTATTTCTGTTGGGAATGGCTAAAAAGTGGAAGCATCTTAATTTTCTTGGTTTGGAGATCAATGAGAAG CTTGTGCGGCGCTGCTTAATTGCTGTCCATCAATTGGACTTTAAGAATGG ATACTTCATTGCAACCAATGCAACATCCACATTTCGCTCGATTGTTTCCAATTACCCTGGAGAAGTAATTCTTGTCTCAATACAG TGCCCGAACCCTGACTTTAACAAGCCAGAGCATCGGTGGAGGATGCTTCAAAAATCATTAGTTGAAGCAGTTGCTGATCTCCTCATCCCTAGTGGAAAG GTATTTCTACAATCTGACATTAAAGCAGTTGCTGTAAGGATGAAAGAGCAATTTCTGAGATATGGCAAGGGGAAGCTTTCAATTTTGCAGGCACAAGATACCAGTACAAATGGAGGGTGGCTTGAGGAGAACCCGTTTGGAATTAGGTCAGATTGGGAACAACACGTTCTAGATCGTGGGGCCCCTATGTATAGGCTGATGCTCTTGAAATCGAACAATGTGCAGTAA